The Pontibacter deserti region CACCAACCGTAACTTTTACATCCTGAGCCTCAGCACGGAATTCTTCTGCTACAGCTTCTGTGATCGGGTAAACAGTAGATGAACCGTCTATCTGGATATCGCCTGAAAGATCACCGGATACTTCTGAAGTTGCTCCGCCTTCATCAGCTTTTTTATCACCACCGCAAGAACCTAAAAGTAAGCTACCTCCTAAAAGTATAGCAAGGTTTAGTTTAGTGTAAGTAAGCCTAACATTTAACATAAGCTTTGGTTTTAATTTGGTTTATAATTTCTTGAGATAAACTTCGATTAGCTCTCCTGGGTTACTTTTAATCAAAAATATGTAAATCAGAGAGTTATATTTTGTGGTTTAACTTTGCTTATTCTGTACCTTTTTCAGGGTACAAATAGACAGAGTAAATAAGTTAGAAAGAAGAGTGCAATGTTAAGTTATTGTTAACATTTACTTACAAGCCAACTTCTAACTGTACTCTGAACAGGTAGCTCTCACGGCGGCCTTCACGGTCTTGTAGTGTGGCATCGCCCTGTACTTTTAAAGTATGGCCCGCTATATACTTTGATATACCCAGTGTATACTGTTTTTCAGGCGTAAGGCCTGTTACTTCTGTAGGATCGTAGCTGGTGTAGCGGCCTGCAACCTCCCAGTTTGTCGGGAACAGGTACCCAGCCTGCACGTTCAGTGCCTCGCCTGTTACAAAAGTCTCTTCTATGCCGCCAGTATCATTAACTAAAACTACCGGGCCACGTGGTGCTCTTTTATCGGCATACTCAGCCATTGTTGAGAAGCCTTTATACTTGAACATGGCATCAATAAACAAGGTATGCAGGTTGCGCTGCTTGCTCAGGAAATCGCCAAGCTGGCCCTGCTCTCTTGATGCATCGTGGTTAAAATCGTATGCTGCAGCCAGTGCCAGTTTTGGAGTTTGCTCACGAACTAAATCGCCACCCACATAGTCGCCCTCACCTTCAAAAGCACCAAACGGAAGTATCTCGAAACGGCCAGTATAGTCATATCCACCCTCGTTGTTTATTGTAATATCGCGGCCTTCGCCCATACTAACCGATACAATCTCACGAAGTACCATCTTGCCTACCTCATGCTCGTGGTGAAGTTGCAGACCTGCATCGCGGTCTATGTTAAAGCGGGAGTTGAGCAAGCTGCGGTCTACAAACTGCATTTTCTGTGAAGAAATAATGCGCTCGCGGTTACCCGGCAGTTTAGTCTGTCCTACCCACAATGATAGGTGAGGGGTCATCTGCCACTTTGCTACCGCATCCAGTATAATGTTATCGGCATTGTTGGTTTGGTCTGGTGTATCATTGCCAATGTCGCTGTTGCTCAGGCCAAGCTCTATTTTGTATTCCAGTTTAGGGCTGTAGGCAAAACCCTCAAACTTCAGGCGAGCTCTGCGGATAAGGAAGCGGTCGTCCCAGGTATGAGTAGATGGGTTATTGCCACCCTGGTACAGCACCTGGAAACGGGGAGCTATTTTAATGCTGAAAGTAGAGTCGGCAGCCATAAACTGCAGGCCTTTGCCAACTTTCGACTCGTTGATGCTCTGTGCGCTTGCACTGCTTATTGAGAGTAACGCAATGGTACCTGCTAAAAAGATACCACGTAAACTGGTTTTTAAATTCACGGTACTTGGTTTAGGTGAGAATTATAGTTGATACGTGAAGCTATAAAAGCGCATAACCCATCTGGTTATATATTGCTATGTTTAGCAGGCAGCGTGGTTAGTCAGGCCATTTTACTGTGTTGCTAAAACATGGTGCAAAATAACATCTTTCAGTTTACTCTAATGTTATCCCAATATTAAGATAATGTTAAGGATAATACCTCGTTGAATAGCTTAAAATATATTTTTTCTTTATATCCCTTCAACCACTATTTAGAAGTATAGCTTCAACTTAATATTTAAGTAACACCTGCTTAAAACTCACTTAACATTAAAGTTAAAAGCTTAATGCTAACATAACCGCCTCTTAAACTTCAGGTAAAATAGCCACTCTACTTTTGCAGCGAGACTAAATAACAGTTAATCGCTATGAAGTTTATACTTACCATTCTCACCATTCTTGCTACTAGCATTTATAGTTTTGGCCAGCAAGGCACTATTAAAGGCAGAGTAACCGACAAAGCCACCGGCGAACCTATAATTGGAGCTGTGGTTTTTATAAAAGGAACAGCCAAAGGCACCAGCACCGATTACGATGGTAACTATAGTTTATCGTTAGAGC contains the following coding sequences:
- a CDS encoding porin — protein: MNLKTSLRGIFLAGTIALLSISSASAQSINESKVGKGLQFMAADSTFSIKIAPRFQVLYQGGNNPSTHTWDDRFLIRRARLKFEGFAYSPKLEYKIELGLSNSDIGNDTPDQTNNADNIILDAVAKWQMTPHLSLWVGQTKLPGNRERIISSQKMQFVDRSLLNSRFNIDRDAGLQLHHEHEVGKMVLREIVSVSMGEGRDITINNEGGYDYTGRFEILPFGAFEGEGDYVGGDLVREQTPKLALAAAYDFNHDASREQGQLGDFLSKQRNLHTLFIDAMFKYKGFSTMAEYADKRAPRGPVVLVNDTGGIEETFVTGEALNVQAGYLFPTNWEVAGRYTSYDPTEVTGLTPEKQYTLGISKYIAGHTLKVQGDATLQDREGRRESYLFRVQLEVGL